A genomic segment from Gilvibacter sp. SZ-19 encodes:
- a CDS encoding GNAT family N-acetyltransferase, which translates to MQATPERLDYFIFDPKQHDHFVDDFLIKASKAHKHEKRSRDWFYWKFFANPYGDSILACVATKTELVGCVAYGKQPFQIDGEKYEGVLSFETFVDPAFQGRGLFSKLIKFAEEEVKRQGVKIMLNFPNSQSLRGFIKKNWQPLPISAYYLRPRLSFNLLRNFSKIRTPFVPLASNLEVIKDQFPKQFNYKYKASHEPVVTADYINYRFFSFPNAHYLVYNENDTFAVGRLGKRAELTELQILVFNSPELSKKSMRAMLRYFKTQTKADLISYPSSVNSVLRGLLKKLGFIKVPNKANVCYKILDENINPDMNKLELSAINFHTY; encoded by the coding sequence ATGCAAGCAACGCCTGAGAGATTGGACTATTTTATTTTTGATCCGAAGCAACACGATCATTTCGTAGATGACTTTCTGATCAAGGCAAGCAAGGCCCATAAACACGAGAAACGATCTCGCGATTGGTTTTATTGGAAATTCTTTGCTAATCCTTATGGAGACTCCATTCTAGCCTGTGTTGCCACTAAGACCGAGCTGGTGGGCTGCGTGGCATATGGGAAACAACCATTTCAGATCGATGGAGAGAAGTACGAAGGAGTACTCTCTTTTGAAACCTTTGTAGATCCCGCCTTTCAGGGGCGAGGCTTATTTTCAAAGCTTATTAAGTTCGCAGAAGAAGAAGTGAAGCGACAAGGGGTCAAGATCATGCTGAACTTTCCTAATTCGCAAAGTCTAAGAGGTTTCATTAAGAAGAATTGGCAGCCTTTACCCATTAGCGCTTATTATCTACGTCCACGATTGAGTTTTAATCTGCTTCGAAACTTTTCAAAGATCCGAACCCCCTTTGTGCCGCTTGCCAGCAATTTGGAAGTCATCAAGGATCAATTTCCGAAGCAATTCAATTACAAGTATAAAGCGAGCCATGAGCCTGTTGTAACGGCAGATTACATCAACTATAGATTTTTCAGTTTTCCAAATGCTCATTATCTGGTTTACAATGAGAATGATACCTTTGCCGTAGGTAGACTGGGCAAGCGGGCCGAGCTGACAGAACTACAAATTTTAGTGTTCAATTCGCCCGAGCTGTCCAAGAAATCCATGCGTGCAATGTTGCGTTATTTTAAGACTCAGACCAAAGCAGATCTTATTAGTTATCCAAGCTCTGTAAATAGTGTGTTACGCGGTTTATTAAAAAAACTTGGCTTTATCAAGGTGCCGAATAAAGCTAATGTCTGCTATAAAATTCTGGATGAGAATATTAATCCGGATATGAACAAATTAGAATTGTCGGCAATTAATTTTCACACCTATTAA